The Polaribacter sp. KT25b genome contains the following window.
ACTTTCTGATATGCCTAATTGTAAAGCTAAATCTATTTGAGATAAACCGGCTTCTGCTCTGTTTTTAGCTAATTTCTTTAAAACTGCAGTATAGTAACTTTCAACTTTTTCTTTTTCTTTTTCTTTTTCTTTTTCTTTTTCTTTTTCTTTTTCTTTCATTTTATTTCTAAATGTAGTAAAAGTAATACAAAAAAATCACTTTTTTACTTTCCATTTTAGACTAATGGTTTTTGGGGGTAAAATTTATACCCCATTTCTAACTAGTCCAAAATGGAAAGCGATTTATTTTTTTTAACCAATAATCTTTCTGAAATTTGAAAGGAGAAAATTGCTAAAATTCTTGTTTTTAGGGTCCTAAAATAAGAAAATTCTCAAAAAGTTTAACGACTTGTATTTTTATGGAAACAGCATTTGTTTATGAATAAAAATATCTTAAAAAAGAAAACCTCCGCTTGCGGAATTAAGGAATATAAAAATCTTGCAAATAAATGTATAACTTAAAACAGGTGCTTATGTAAATAAACAACAACAAACAGAGGAAGTGTTGCAAAAGTAAACCTTTTTCTACCAATTTTTTAGAGAATTTTAAATTGGTTTACTCATATAAAAACTCTAAACTTTAGTATTAAAAATGCCCAGACAAAATTTGGGATTACAAAATTTTATAAAATGAAAAAAATAATTTTAGCAATGGTTTTTGTTTTTGCAACGGGAGCTATGATGAATGCAAATTCTTCAAATGAAGAAGTTACTCTTAATGATTATTTTAAAATGAGTCATTGTGATGAGGTATATTTTGAAGTCACAGATGCTGTTACATCAATGACTGGCAGTGAATATGTTGGTATTTCTGCAGCTATTGCTGCAGAAAGTGCGTGTTTAGATGAGGAAATAGATATCATTGAATATTAATTAAGAAAAACACCAAACTTGACAAAGGTTGGGTTTGGTGTTAGTTTTATAAATAAAAGTAATATGAAAAAACAAATAGTAAGATTCTTTTTTTTAATAATTCCTTTTATAACTTTTTCTCAAGAAATTATTTCCGGAAAAATTATATACAAGTATCAAATTAAAGAAAAAGGTTTTGATAGTGAAGGAAAGAGTGAAAACATAAAGTCCGTTTTTAATAATTTTAACGATAATCTTGAAGATAACAAAGATAAAATATCGTTTGAATTAGTATTTAATAATGATGCTTCATACTATAAATTAGTAAAAAACCTTGAATCAGATTACAATAAAGATTTAAGTTTTACAATTCTTATTACAGGAGGAAATGAAGAAGTTTTTACAAACAAAAAAAGCGACCTTAAAATAAAGAAGATTGATGTGTTTGGAGATTTTTTTCTTGTAAAAAGTAAATTTAAAGAAGCTTGGAAGTTGACTCAAGAATCAAAAAAAATCAACCATTATACTTGCTATAAAGCAATTTTAGAAAAAGAATTTATTGATGTTAATAATAAGAAAAAGAATTTAGAAATTGAAGCTTGGTATACGCCAGAAATACCTGTAAATTTTGGACCCAAAGGATTTGGAGGTTTACCAGGTTTAATTTTAGAATTAAATCAAGGAAGTTTTGTTTTCTACGCTCATAAAATAGAAATTAAAAAAAATAAGACAATTATTATTAATCCACCATCAAAAGGTAAAACAATTTCGGAAGAAGCGTTTTCTAATTTATTTAGAAAATTTGATGAAAAAAAGGAGAAAAATAGAAACTAATAGCTTTATATAAAAAACCTCCGCTTGCGGAATTAAGAAATATAAAAATCTTGCAAATAAATGTATAACTTAAAAGGCTGCTTATGTAAATAAACAACAACAAACAGAGGAAGGCTGCAAAAGTAAGCTTTTTTCTACCAATTTTTTAGAGAATTTTAAATTGGTGCAATCAACTAAAAACTCAAAAGAAGAGTAATAAATAAACCCTAAAAAGGGTTACAAATTTTAAATTATGAAAAAAATAATATTAAGCCTAGTTTTTGTTCTAGCAACTGGAAGTATGATGAATGCAACATCTTCGAAAGAAATTAGCTATCAAGAATCTTGTTTTGAAAAAGCAAATAGATTGACAAATGTAATTGCTATTAATACAAATATGGATTTGGGATATGATTATGTTGTGTTTTCAATTCTATATGATGAATGTATGGGAGGTAGTAATGGTGAATTTGTTTTTCCTGAATAAAGAAATCTCTAGTTTATTGGGGAAATTAATGATTTCCCCATTTTAATCATTTAAACTTAAAAACATGAAAATAGTAATAGTTTATTTCTTTATTTTATTTAGTGCTAATCAATTTTCACAAAGTGGAGAAATTATTTATGAAGCAGAGTTACTAATGAAAGAAGACTCTAGTAATGACTCAAAAAAAGCTAAACAAAATGCTGATTTTGAGGTAATAATGAAAAATCAAAAAAAGGTAACCTATAAACTGATTTTTAACAAAAATGAATCAATTTTTAAAAAAGAAGAAAAACTTATTATCGATGAACCTAAACTAAATTTAGTAAAAATATTAGTAGGAAATGGACTTTTTTATACTAATACATTTTTAAAAAAAACACTAAACAAAACAGAATTTTCAGGAAAAGAATTTTTGATTGAGGTTCCACAATTTAATTGGAAATTAACACAAGAAAGAAAAAAAATAGGAAATTATATATGTTATAAAGCAACAACAAGTAGAGAAATTGATACAAGAAGAGGTAAGTCTATAAGAAATATAACAGCTTGGTACACTCCACAAATACCTTATAATTTTGGTCCTAAAGAATATAATGGATTACCAGGTTTAATTTTAGAACTACAAGAAGATTCATTACTTTTTAAGGCTACGAAAATTTCATTACTTACTGATAAGGTAATAGAGATAGAGAAACCTGTAAAAGGTAAAAAAGTTACACAAAAAGAATATGATTCAATTGTGAAGAATATAATATTACAAAATAAAAGATATAAACAGAAGTAATATTAATGAATCTACTTAAAAACCTCCTATTTGTTCTAATACTTGTTATTTCAACAGCAACTTTTTCTCAAAGAATAACACTTTTTGGTACAGTAAAAGACAGCTTACAAAACCCAATGTCTTATGCCAATGTAATTGCAAAACCCAAAGATGTTTCTAAAAATTTACAGTTTGCCATTACAGATAACGAAGGCTATTATAAGTTGTTGCTAGCCCAAGGAGATACTATAACTATTAGTATTTCTTATTTAGGCTATAAACCTATAGAATCTCAATTTATCGCACTAAAATCAGTTAGAAAAGATTTTGTTTTACAACAATCTTCAGAGCAATTAGATGAAGTTATTATAGAAATGCCTGTAACTGTTCGTGGAGATACCACAACTTATAAAACCAGTAAATTTATAAACGGTTCAGAACGCAAACTTAAAAACGTTTTAAAGAAACTACCAGGAGTAGAAGTAGATAAAAACGGAGGCGTAACAGTACAAGGCAAAAAAGTTACAACCATGTTAGTAGATGGTAAAAAGTTTTTTGGAGGAAATTCTAAATTGGCGGTAGAAAATATTCCTGCAGATGCAGTTGGTAATGTAGAAGTAATAGACAATTATAACGAAGTTGCATTTTTAAAAGGGTTAACAGATTCTGATGAAATGGCAATGAACATCAAACTAAAAGAAGATAAAAAACGCTTTGTTTTTGGTGATATAGAAGCTGGTAAAGGCAACAAAGAGTTTTATAAAACCAGTGCCAATTTGTTTTATTATTCGCCAAAAACTAATGTCAATTTTATAGGAAACATAAATAATATTGGCGAAAAAACGTTTACGTTTAGTGATTATATGAGTTTTTCTGGCGGAATAAACGCAGTTTTTAACGGTAATTTTAGTTTTAAAGTTGGCGATTTTTCTCAGTTTATGGAAAGCAATGATGTGGTAACTAGCAAACAAAAATTTGGTGCCTTAAATATTACCAAAGTTGCTACTCAAAAATTAGATGTTTCTGGCTATGCTATTTTTTCTGATACAAATACCAGTAGTTTTGTAGAAAACTTAAATGAGTATATATCGTTTACAGAGCAAAGAACCAGCAAAACAGCAACAGATAATTTATTAGGTATTGGTAATTTAAATTTAGAATACAAACCAAACTCATTAGAAAGATGGGTGGCAAGAACACAAGTAAAAAGAACCAATAATACTAACGATAACACAGTGGTTTCGTTGATAAATGCAAAGACAAATACCATTGCTACAGATAGAGATTTAACAGCAACCTACATCAATCAAAATATAGAATGGCATAAAAGGCAAAATGATAAACACACGTTTTCTTCTGTGTTTAACTATGTGTTTGATAAAAGTGATAAAACAAATTATTGGCAAACACAAGATGCTATTTTACAAGGTTTAATTCCGGTTGATGAAACGCAAGATTTTTTAAGAATTAATCAATTAAAAAACACAAAAGAAATAAATATTGATGCCGTTTTTAAACATTTTTGGGAAATTAACAACAGTAATCATATTTATACAACCGTTGGAAATAAATTTTTAAATCAAGATTTTTTAACTGATGATAGCCAAACTTTAGATGATGGTTCTCTAAATAATTTCGCCAATGGCGGATTTGGAAATGACCTAAATTTTGAATTAAACGATTTGTTTTTAGGAATGCATTACAAATTTAGAACCGGTATTTTTACTGTAAAACAAGGTGTAGAGGTACATAATTATAATTGGAATTTGGCAAACCAAACCAATATAGAAAATAATAAATGGGTGGTTTTACCAGATTTTTTAGCAGAAATTGAGTTTAATAAATCAAAAAAATTAAAATTAAATTACAATTTAAAAACCACTTTTTCTGATGCCAGTAAATTTGCAAATCGTTTTTATTTACAATCATACAATTCCATTTTTAAAGGAAATGAAATTTTAGAAAACAATTTATATCACGCTGCAAGAGCCTATTTTAGTAGGTTTAGTTTGTATAGAGGTGTTATGTTGCATGTAAATTTAAATTACAATAAACAAATAAAAGGGGGTAGAAGTACAGTAGATTTTAATGATGTAAATCAGTTTTTAACCGTAAAAATGTTTGATAATCCTTCTGAAGATTGGAGAGGAGATATCCATTTAGAAAAAACTATTAAAGATTTAAAATATAAGTTTGATGTTGGTTTTAACAACTCAACTTACATACAAGAAGTAAACAATGCAAACCAAACCAATAAAAATAATGGCTATAATTATGAGTTTGCAATAGAAACGTTGTTTGATAATTTTCCAACAATAGAAGTTGGTTTTAATACAGATATTGGCAAATTTATAGCAAGTTCAAATACCTCAAAATTTGTAACTACAGAACCATATCTAAATATAGATTACGATTTTTTAAAAGGATTTATTTTTAATTTCGATTACAGAAAAAGCAATTATCAGAATAAAACATTAGGTCAAAAAAACGTGTATGAAATTGCAAATGCAACGTTGTCATACAAAAAAGAAAACTCAGGTTGGACGTACAAAATTACGGCTCAAAATATGTTTAATGCACAATTTAAACAAAGCAACACTTTTTCTGATTATTTAATTTCAGACTCTAAAACTTTTATTTTACCAAGAGTTATTATGTTTAGTATTGGCTATAATTTGTAG
Protein-coding sequences here:
- a CDS encoding helix-turn-helix domain-containing protein — protein: MKEKEKEKEKEKEKEKEKVESYYTAVLKKLAKNRAEAGLSQIDLALQLGISESGYFKIEKGKTRLDIQRLLTILYKLDISPKDFFKDFK
- a CDS encoding GLPGLI family protein; protein product: MKKQIVRFFFLIIPFITFSQEIISGKIIYKYQIKEKGFDSEGKSENIKSVFNNFNDNLEDNKDKISFELVFNNDASYYKLVKNLESDYNKDLSFTILITGGNEEVFTNKKSDLKIKKIDVFGDFFLVKSKFKEAWKLTQESKKINHYTCYKAILEKEFIDVNNKKKNLEIEAWYTPEIPVNFGPKGFGGLPGLILELNQGSFVFYAHKIEIKKNKTIIINPPSKGKTISEEAFSNLFRKFDEKKEKNRN
- a CDS encoding GLPGLI family protein, whose amino-acid sequence is MKIVIVYFFILFSANQFSQSGEIIYEAELLMKEDSSNDSKKAKQNADFEVIMKNQKKVTYKLIFNKNESIFKKEEKLIIDEPKLNLVKILVGNGLFYTNTFLKKTLNKTEFSGKEFLIEVPQFNWKLTQERKKIGNYICYKATTSREIDTRRGKSIRNITAWYTPQIPYNFGPKEYNGLPGLILELQEDSLLFKATKISLLTDKVIEIEKPVKGKKVTQKEYDSIVKNIILQNKRYKQK
- a CDS encoding carboxypeptidase-like regulatory domain-containing protein, producing MNLLKNLLFVLILVISTATFSQRITLFGTVKDSLQNPMSYANVIAKPKDVSKNLQFAITDNEGYYKLLLAQGDTITISISYLGYKPIESQFIALKSVRKDFVLQQSSEQLDEVIIEMPVTVRGDTTTYKTSKFINGSERKLKNVLKKLPGVEVDKNGGVTVQGKKVTTMLVDGKKFFGGNSKLAVENIPADAVGNVEVIDNYNEVAFLKGLTDSDEMAMNIKLKEDKKRFVFGDIEAGKGNKEFYKTSANLFYYSPKTNVNFIGNINNIGEKTFTFSDYMSFSGGINAVFNGNFSFKVGDFSQFMESNDVVTSKQKFGALNITKVATQKLDVSGYAIFSDTNTSSFVENLNEYISFTEQRTSKTATDNLLGIGNLNLEYKPNSLERWVARTQVKRTNNTNDNTVVSLINAKTNTIATDRDLTATYINQNIEWHKRQNDKHTFSSVFNYVFDKSDKTNYWQTQDAILQGLIPVDETQDFLRINQLKNTKEINIDAVFKHFWEINNSNHIYTTVGNKFLNQDFLTDDSQTLDDGSLNNFANGGFGNDLNFELNDLFLGMHYKFRTGIFTVKQGVEVHNYNWNLANQTNIENNKWVVLPDFLAEIEFNKSKKLKLNYNLKTTFSDASKFANRFYLQSYNSIFKGNEILENNLYHAARAYFSRFSLYRGVMLHVNLNYNKQIKGGRSTVDFNDVNQFLTVKMFDNPSEDWRGDIHLEKTIKDLKYKFDVGFNNSTYIQEVNNANQTNKNNGYNYEFAIETLFDNFPTIEVGFNTDIGKFIASSNTSKFVTTEPYLNIDYDFLKGFIFNFDYRKSNYQNKTLGQKNVYEIANATLSYKKENSGWTYKITAQNMFNAQFKQSNTFSDYLISDSKTFILPRVIMFSIGYNL